A genomic segment from Thiomicrorhabdus aquaedulcis encodes:
- the ribBA gene encoding bifunctional 3,4-dihydroxy-2-butanone-4-phosphate synthase/GTP cyclohydrolase II codes for MQLHTIEALIEDYKQGKMVILMDDEDRENEGDLLVPASTVTAADINFMARYGRGLICLTMTRERCNLLHLPLMVKDNTDMHSTNFTVSIEAAVGVTTGISAADRAVTVHAAVAKGATPADIVTPGHIFPLMAQPGGVLSRAGHTEAGCDLARLAGFEPASVIVEIMNEDGSMARRDDLEAYAQLHGLKIGTIADLIEYRLKNEKTIERVSECKLPTEFGEFKLIGYQDELEHKAHFALTFGNIDPNQPVAARVHMLDTLCDVFGSQRPECGWSLRAAMQQIANEGSGVVVVLRKKEETVQLLDKIARFQMKDLNINAPETAYEDDAKTYGLGAQILADLGLKKLKIIGSSIKMNALSGFGLEIVEIVAKQD; via the coding sequence ATGCAATTACACACGATTGAAGCGCTGATAGAAGACTACAAACAAGGCAAAATGGTCATTTTAATGGACGACGAAGATCGTGAAAATGAGGGCGATTTGTTGGTGCCCGCCAGCACGGTCACCGCCGCCGACATTAACTTTATGGCACGCTACGGCCGTGGATTAATTTGTTTAACCATGACCAGAGAGCGTTGCAACCTGTTGCATTTGCCGTTAATGGTAAAAGACAACACCGACATGCACAGCACCAATTTTACTGTGTCTATTGAAGCGGCCGTGGGCGTAACCACCGGAATTTCGGCTGCCGACCGTGCGGTGACGGTGCACGCGGCTGTGGCCAAGGGCGCGACACCCGCCGACATTGTGACCCCTGGACATATTTTTCCGTTAATGGCGCAACCCGGTGGCGTCTTGTCGCGTGCGGGTCACACCGAAGCGGGCTGCGATTTGGCGCGTTTAGCCGGATTTGAACCCGCCTCGGTGATTGTTGAGATTATGAACGAAGATGGCTCTATGGCACGTCGTGACGATTTAGAAGCGTACGCCCAATTGCACGGTTTAAAAATTGGCACCATTGCTGATTTAATTGAATACCGTTTAAAAAACGAAAAAACCATCGAGCGCGTGTCAGAGTGCAAGTTACCAACCGAATTTGGCGAGTTTAAATTAATCGGTTATCAAGACGAGTTAGAGCACAAAGCCCACTTTGCCTTAACCTTTGGCAACATTGACCCCAACCAACCGGTCGCGGCGCGCGTGCACATGCTCGACACCTTGTGCGACGTGTTTGGCTCACAACGTCCCGAATGCGGATGGTCGTTGCGTGCGGCCATGCAGCAAATTGCCAACGAAGGGTCGGGCGTTGTGGTGGTGTTGCGTAAAAAAGAAGAAACCGTGCAACTGTTAGACAAAATTGCCCGTTTTCAAATGAAAGACCTAAACATCAATGCACCCGAAACCGCCTACGAAGACGACGCTAAAACTTACGGTTTGGGCGCACAAATTTTGGCCGATTTAGGACTCAAAAAGCTTAAAATCATCGGTTCATCCATTAAAATGAACGCCCTAAGTGGCTTTGGTTTAGAAATTGTTGAGATTGTCGCTAAACAAGATTAA
- a CDS encoding riboflavin synthase → MFTGIIAAEGRIAKIEPRQGDWKVTIEVGKLDMSDVKIGDSIAANGVCLTAVALTPNSYVADVSGETLTVTTAGEWQVGTAVNLEKALRLQDRLGGHLVSGHVDGVGMVRSIGQDARSWRYEIEAPLEICKYIATKGSICINGISLTVNQVNGCVFGVNIVPHTYQETTLKHLKVGSKLNLEVDLLARYLERMLHAPHASESASAAQKTNITSQFLAENGYQ, encoded by the coding sequence ATGTTTACTGGAATTATTGCTGCAGAAGGTCGTATTGCCAAAATTGAACCCCGCCAAGGTGACTGGAAAGTCACCATCGAGGTAGGCAAGTTAGACATGAGTGACGTAAAAATTGGCGACAGCATTGCCGCCAATGGTGTGTGCTTAACCGCCGTAGCCTTAACCCCTAACAGCTATGTAGCCGATGTGTCGGGTGAAACCTTAACCGTTACCACGGCGGGCGAATGGCAAGTGGGCACCGCGGTTAACCTTGAAAAAGCCCTACGCTTACAAGACCGTTTGGGCGGGCATTTGGTCAGCGGCCATGTTGACGGTGTGGGTATGGTGCGCTCAATTGGTCAAGACGCGCGTTCGTGGCGTTACGAGATTGAAGCGCCGTTAGAGATTTGCAAATATATTGCCACTAAAGGCTCTATTTGCATAAACGGCATTAGCTTAACGGTAAACCAAGTAAACGGTTGCGTGTTTGGGGTAAACATTGTGCCGCACACCTACCAAGAAACCACGCTTAAACATTTAAAAGTGGGCAGCAAACTTAACCTAGAAGTCGATTTACTGGCGCGTTATTTAGAGCGCATGTTGCACGCGCCGCACGCAAGTGAATCGGCTAGTGCCGCCCAAAAAACAAACATTACCTCGCAATTTTTAGCCGAAAATGGATACCAATAA
- the ribD gene encoding bifunctional diaminohydroxyphosphoribosylaminopyrimidine deaminase/5-amino-6-(5-phosphoribosylamino)uracil reductase RibD: MNNIISDFTINTEDVHYMNLALSLAQRGAYSTKPNPAVGCVLVNNGQVVGQGSHVKAGEPHAERLALAAAGDAAQGATAYVTLEPCAHFGRTPPCATGLVEAGVAKVVVAMLDPNPLVAGKGVHILQQAGIAVHVGLGAAQAEALNLGFLKRMQHQLPYVRVKLAASLDGRTAMANGESQWITGEASRLEVHKMRAFAGALITGVNTVLADNPSLNVRLPEQTLHALNLTPDSAQPLRVVLDSALRTPLNAKLLSLPGRTLIMTTHAALLQQPQVALHLQQAGCEVVAIACDARDEHEGAPAGRLNLHAVLRYLAKAEHINDVLVEAGAVLSGAFVQAGLVDELHCFMAPSLLGDAAKPLMVLPGLVKMAQKIQLSFDSVNQIGEDIHLVLKPVANQTVCN; encoded by the coding sequence GTGAATAATATTATTAGCGACTTTACGATTAACACCGAAGACGTGCACTACATGAACCTAGCGTTATCGCTGGCACAGCGCGGCGCGTATTCGACTAAGCCCAATCCTGCCGTTGGCTGTGTGTTGGTTAACAACGGGCAAGTGGTAGGGCAAGGCAGTCATGTAAAAGCCGGTGAGCCGCACGCCGAACGGTTGGCGCTTGCTGCTGCCGGTGATGCGGCACAAGGTGCCACCGCGTATGTAACGTTAGAGCCGTGCGCGCACTTTGGGCGCACACCGCCTTGCGCCACGGGGTTAGTGGAGGCAGGGGTGGCCAAAGTTGTGGTGGCCATGCTTGACCCTAATCCGTTGGTGGCGGGCAAGGGCGTGCATATTTTGCAACAGGCGGGTATTGCGGTGCACGTGGGATTGGGAGCGGCGCAAGCTGAGGCCTTAAACCTAGGGTTTTTAAAACGCATGCAGCACCAATTGCCTTATGTGCGGGTAAAATTGGCGGCCAGTTTGGATGGGCGCACTGCCATGGCCAATGGTGAAAGCCAGTGGATTACCGGCGAAGCGTCGCGTTTAGAAGTGCATAAAATGCGCGCGTTTGCCGGTGCGCTTATCACCGGTGTAAACACTGTTTTGGCCGACAACCCAAGTTTAAACGTACGCTTGCCCGAGCAAACTTTGCACGCACTCAACTTAACGCCAGACAGCGCCCAGCCGTTGCGGGTGGTGTTAGACAGTGCATTACGCACGCCCCTTAACGCCAAACTATTAAGTCTGCCAGGGCGCACGCTAATTATGACCACGCACGCGGCGCTGTTGCAGCAACCCCAGGTTGCATTGCACTTGCAACAAGCAGGATGCGAAGTGGTCGCCATAGCGTGCGATGCGCGAGATGAGCATGAAGGCGCGCCTGCTGGTAGGTTAAATTTACACGCCGTGTTGCGCTATTTGGCCAAGGCAGAGCACATTAACGATGTACTGGTTGAAGCCGGTGCGGTGCTAAGTGGCGCATTTGTGCAAGCGGGTTTGGTGGACGAGTTACACTGTTTTATGGCTCCCAGCTTATTGGGCGATGCCGCCAAGCCTTTAATGGTGTTACCAGGCCTGGTTAAGATGGCACAAAAAATTCAGTTATCGTTTGACTCGGTCAATCAAATTGGTGAGGATATTCACCTGGTTTTAAAGCCCGTTGCTAATCAAACGGTTTGTAACTAA
- the nrdR gene encoding transcriptional regulator NrdR, with protein MHCPFCNTPDTKVVDSRLATEGVQVRRRRECLQCGERFTTYESAELALPRVIKSDGNRERFDEDKIRRGLIKALEKRPVASEAIDQMASQMTKRLMAEGVREIPSSQLGEWVMDALRELDQVAYVRFASVYRSFQDVNAFREEIEKLVKATTAKTSE; from the coding sequence ATGCATTGTCCGTTTTGTAATACGCCAGACACCAAAGTGGTCGACTCTCGCTTGGCCACCGAAGGCGTGCAAGTGCGCAGACGGCGTGAATGTTTGCAATGCGGAGAGCGTTTTACCACCTACGAGTCGGCTGAATTGGCTCTGCCAAGGGTCATTAAAAGTGACGGCAACCGCGAACGTTTTGACGAAGATAAAATTCGTCGTGGTCTTATTAAAGCTCTTGAAAAACGTCCCGTTGCCAGTGAAGCGATTGACCAAATGGCCAGTCAAATGACCAAACGGTTGATGGCCGAAGGGGTGCGTGAGATTCCGTCATCGCAATTGGGTGAGTGGGTTATGGACGCGTTGCGCGAGCTAGACCAAGTGGCTTATGTGCGCTTTGCTTCGGTGTATCGCTCTTTTCAAGACGTAAATGCGTTTAGAGAAGAAATTGAAAAATTGGTTAAAGCCACCACCGCTAAAACCAGTGAATAA